Proteins encoded within one genomic window of Nonomuraea gerenzanensis:
- a CDS encoding LysR family transcriptional regulator: protein MLDVARLRVLVAVARKGSLTAAAKELHYSQPSISHHLARLEAETGAKLIQRAGRGIRLTEAGRLLAERASDIIGRLDATAEELAAHVGLRSGRVRLAAFPSALGTFIPKAAGLLAGAHPGLRLQLTETEPPEALRLLRAGRVDVAVMFRYDDTAPEDSGLHLVHLLDDPSYLVSGTPPGEPADHAESAWIAGCDRCRSHLLDICEKAGFEPRIAFTSDDIVAVQALVAAGLGLTMLPGLALAAHRHPDVQVAEVPGSTRHVYAAVYGEPPHPPATEALLTALRESL from the coding sequence ATGCTGGATGTCGCACGCCTGCGGGTGCTCGTGGCGGTGGCCCGCAAGGGCTCGCTGACCGCGGCGGCCAAGGAGCTGCACTACTCGCAGCCCTCCATCAGCCACCATCTGGCCCGGCTGGAGGCCGAGACGGGGGCCAAGCTCATCCAGCGCGCCGGGCGCGGCATCCGGCTCACCGAGGCGGGGCGGCTGCTGGCCGAGCGGGCCTCCGACATCATCGGCCGGCTCGACGCCACCGCCGAGGAGCTGGCCGCGCACGTGGGGCTGCGTTCGGGGCGGGTGCGCCTGGCCGCCTTCCCGTCCGCGCTGGGCACGTTCATCCCGAAGGCGGCCGGCCTGCTGGCCGGCGCGCATCCCGGGCTGCGCCTGCAGCTCACCGAGACCGAGCCGCCGGAGGCGCTGCGGCTGCTGCGGGCCGGGCGGGTGGACGTGGCGGTGATGTTCCGGTACGACGACACCGCGCCCGAGGACAGCGGCCTCCACCTGGTCCACCTCCTCGACGACCCCAGCTACCTCGTCTCCGGCACGCCGCCCGGGGAGCCGGCCGACCATGCCGAGTCCGCCTGGATCGCCGGGTGCGACCGGTGCCGCAGCCATCTGCTGGACATCTGCGAGAAGGCCGGGTTTGAGCCGCGCATCGCGTTCACCAGCGACGACATCGTGGCGGTGCAGGCGCTGGTCGCGGCCGGGCTGGGGCTGACCATGCTGCCCGGGCTGGCGCTGGCCGCGCACCGGCATCCGGACGTGCAGGTGGCGGAGGTGCCGGGATCGACGCGGCACGTGTACGCGGCGGTCTACGGCGAGCCGCCCCACCCACCGGCCACCGAGGCCCTGCTCACGGCCCTTCGCGAAAGCCTCTGA
- a CDS encoding cysteine dioxygenase family protein translates to MNMAAATTVTRPGLAPIVSGVSRIVAHRLDGHRTAHAVAALLRERLPGLDLLTPQERAGSPERYVSHILHAEERFSVVGVVWRPGQDTVIHDHVSWCTFGILSGIEDETLYRDMGDHLVEIGRAENRPGEVSGFAPPGDIHKVRNTSSETGVSLHVYGADVRRLGSSVRRTYDLPVR, encoded by the coding sequence ATGAATATGGCCGCCGCCACCACAGTCACCAGGCCGGGGCTCGCGCCGATCGTCTCGGGCGTGTCGCGCATCGTCGCCCACCGGCTCGACGGCCACCGGACCGCGCACGCCGTCGCCGCCCTGCTCCGCGAGCGCCTCCCGGGGCTCGACCTCCTCACGCCGCAGGAGCGCGCGGGCTCGCCCGAGCGGTACGTCTCCCACATCCTGCACGCCGAGGAACGCTTCTCGGTCGTCGGCGTCGTCTGGCGCCCCGGGCAGGACACGGTGATCCACGACCACGTGTCGTGGTGCACGTTCGGCATCCTCAGCGGCATCGAGGACGAGACGCTCTACCGCGACATGGGCGACCATCTGGTGGAGATCGGGCGGGCGGAGAACCGGCCGGGGGAGGTCAGCGGGTTCGCGCCGCCCGGCGACATCCACAAGGTGCGCAACACCAGCTCGGAGACGGGGGTGTCGCTGCACGTGTACGGGGCCGACGTGCGCAGGCTCGGCAGCAGCGTGCGCCGGACGTACGACCTGCCGGTCCGATGA
- a CDS encoding pyridoxamine 5'-phosphate oxidase family protein produces the protein MEPTTELDARFSADNATATPWAEAREQLEHAETFWLSTVRADGRPHVTTLMAVWQDDALHFCTGAEEQKGRNLEGNRNCVLTTGASALRTGLDLVVEGVAERVTDPARLKRLADAWEAKYTAEWHFDVGDGVFVNSHGGEALVFAVAPAKVLGFRKGDYAQMRWQFQK, from the coding sequence ATGGAACCCACGACGGAGCTGGACGCCCGCTTCAGCGCCGACAACGCCACCGCCACCCCCTGGGCCGAGGCCCGCGAGCAGCTCGAACACGCCGAGACGTTCTGGCTGAGCACCGTACGCGCCGACGGCCGCCCGCACGTCACCACGCTGATGGCCGTCTGGCAGGACGACGCCCTGCACTTCTGCACAGGGGCTGAGGAGCAGAAGGGCAGGAACCTGGAGGGCAACCGCAACTGCGTGCTCACCACGGGCGCCAGCGCCCTGCGCACGGGCCTGGACCTGGTGGTGGAGGGGGTGGCCGAGCGCGTCACCGACCCCGCGAGGCTCAAGCGGCTGGCCGACGCCTGGGAGGCCAAGTACACCGCCGAATGGCACTTCGACGTGGGCGACGGGGTGTTCGTGAACAGCCACGGGGGAGAGGCGCTGGTCTTCGCGGTGGCGCCGGCCAAGGTGCTGGGCTTCCGCAAGGGCGACTACGCGCAGATGCGGTGGCAGTTCCAAAAATAA
- a CDS encoding winged helix-turn-helix domain-containing protein: MSSTEHTHRVKDLDTLKALGHPLRIKLYRALYVAGTATASQLADQVDEAVSLVSYHLRKLAKHGVIEEVEGGSGDARERWWRPVMTSISTTDEDFRDAPDRAAVHTAVSRVYARQRGELYESYLDMKAVWSDDWRNAAFSSESLMPLKAAELRALREEITEVVRGYRLRAEAARDAGDTEGRENVAVQTYGFPFRT, from the coding sequence ATGTCCTCCACGGAGCACACCCACCGCGTCAAGGACCTCGACACCCTCAAGGCCCTCGGCCATCCGCTGCGCATCAAGCTCTACCGCGCCCTCTACGTCGCGGGCACGGCGACGGCCTCGCAGCTGGCCGACCAGGTGGACGAGGCCGTGTCGCTGGTCAGCTACCACCTGCGCAAGCTGGCCAAGCACGGCGTCATCGAGGAGGTCGAAGGAGGCAGCGGTGACGCCAGGGAGCGATGGTGGCGTCCCGTCATGACCAGCATCTCCACCACGGACGAGGACTTCCGCGACGCCCCCGACCGCGCTGCGGTGCACACCGCCGTCTCCCGCGTGTACGCCCGGCAGCGCGGCGAGCTGTACGAGAGCTACCTCGACATGAAGGCCGTGTGGAGCGACGACTGGCGCAACGCGGCCTTCTCCTCCGAGTCCCTGATGCCGCTCAAGGCGGCGGAACTGCGCGCCCTGCGCGAGGAGATCACCGAGGTGGTGCGCGGTTACCGGCTGCGCGCCGAGGCCGCGCGTGACGCGGGTGACACGGAGGGGCGCGAGAACGTCGCCGTGCAGACGTACGGGTTCCCGTTCCGTACCTAG